The following DNA comes from Thermoleophilaceae bacterium.
GGCCGAACAAGCCCAAGCGCAAGATCAAGAAGCTCCGCCTGTTCTTCGTCCTGCTCGGGCTGGGGATCCTCGCGTTCATCTCGACCGTCTTCGGGATGATGATGGCGGTGGCGAGCGAGATTCCCTCGCTCGAGAACAGCGCGGAGTTCAGGGCGGCGCGCAACTCGGTCCTGGTCGCGGACAACGGGTCGCCGCTGGCGCGCCTGACCGGCAACGAGAACCGGATCCTGATCGACCCTCAGGACATCTCGCCGAACATCAAGAACGCTGTCATCGCGATCGAGGACAAGCGCTTCTACACGCACAAGGGCGTGGATTGGCGGGGAATGGTGCGCGCCGCGTTCGCCGACTTCACCCACCACGGCGCGGTGCAGGGCGGTTCGACGATCACCGAGCAGTTCGTGAAGAACGCGCTCGCGGCCCAGAACAACCGCACGATCTTCGAGAAGCTCCGCGAGGCAGCGCTCGCCTACCACCTCGAGAAGCAGTGGTCGAAGCAGAAGATCCTCGGCGAGTACCTGAACACGGTGTACTTCGGGAACGGCGCCTACGGCATCGAGTCCGCGATGCGCACCTACTTCGGCGGGCCGCAGACCCACTACGACCCGAATGAGCGCGCCGCCGCCAACGCCACGCCCGATCAGGCGGCGCTCCTGGCGGGCATCATCGCGTCACCGAGCGCCTTCAATCCCGTGACGAACCCGCGCGCCGCGCTCGACCGGCGCAACCTGGTGCTCAGGCTGATGCTCCAGCAGCGCATGATCAGCCCGGGCCAGTACCAGCAGGCGATCATCCAGGCGCTTCCCTCCAGGGAGAACGTCCACCCGCCGCGGCCGGATTCGTCGCAGCCTTACTTCTCAACCTGGGTCACTCAGCAGCTCGTGGACCGGCTTGGCTCGGGGCGCGTGTTCGGGGGCGGCCTGAAGATCCGCACGAGCCTCGACCCGCAGCTCCAGGCGGCCGCCGTGAACGCGATCAATGGGCGCCTGGCCGGCGTCGGGCCGAGCGCTTCACTCGTGGCGATCGACAACAAGACCGGCGAGGTGCGCGCCATGGTCGGCGGCAACGACTACGCCAGCCACCCGTTCAACATCGCAACCGACGGGCACCGCCAGCCCGGCTCGTCCTTCAAGACGTTCACGCTCGTCGAGGCGCTGCTGCGCGGCATCTCGCCCGGCAGCGTGTGGCCCTCGGCGCCCGTGACCTTCCACGTGTCGAAGCACGAACTGTTCCCGGTGCACAACTTCGAGGACAGCTACCTCGGGTCGGTCTCGCTCGCGAACGCCTTCGCGTACTCGGACAACTCGGTGTTCTCGCGGGTGGGGATCCAGATCGGCACGCATCGGATCGCGCGGCTCGCGGAGAAGCTCGGTATCCACACACCTGTATCCACGAACCTGGCGATGACGCTCGGTGGTCTGAAGGACGGGCTCAACCCGCTGGAGATGGCTTACGCGTATTCGACTATCGCGAACGACGGCAAGCGGGTGACAAGCAACCTGCCGGCCTGGAAGGACGGGCCGGTGGCGGTGGAAGACGTGCGCACCGCAAGCGGCCACCACCTCGTGAAGTACAGGCGCAGGTCGATTCAGGTGATCCCATCGAGCATCGCCCAGGAGGCGAAGCTCGTGATGGAGGGTCCGGTGACACACGGTACGGCTACGGCCGCCCAGATCCCGAACGACACGATCTACGGC
Coding sequences within:
- a CDS encoding transglycosylase domain-containing protein — protein: MPDSTPTVTGPTSADAEPVSLPGRNGRNGGPGRPNKPKRKIKKLRLFFVLLGLGILAFISTVFGMMMAVASEIPSLENSAEFRAARNSVLVADNGSPLARLTGNENRILIDPQDISPNIKNAVIAIEDKRFYTHKGVDWRGMVRAAFADFTHHGAVQGGSTITEQFVKNALAAQNNRTIFEKLREAALAYHLEKQWSKQKILGEYLNTVYFGNGAYGIESAMRTYFGGPQTHYDPNERAAANATPDQAALLAGIIASPSAFNPVTNPRAALDRRNLVLRLMLQQRMISPGQYQQAIIQALPSRENVHPPRPDSSQPYFSTWVTQQLVDRLGSGRVFGGGLKIRTSLDPQLQAAAVNAINGRLAGVGPSASLVAIDNKTGEVRAMVGGNDYASHPFNIATDGHRQPGSSFKTFTLVEALLRGISPGSVWPSAPVTFHVSKHELFPVHNFEDSYLGSVSLANAFAYSDNSVFSRVGIQIGTHRIARLAEKLGIHTPVSTNLAMTLGGLKDGLNPLEMAYAYSTIANDGKRVTSNLPAWKDGPVAVEDVRTASGHHLVKYRRRSIQVIPSSIAQEAKLVMEGPVTHGTATAAQIPNDTIYGKTGTTENYGDAWFIGFDSHYTVAVWVGYPDKLIPMKTQYRGGPVEGGTYPAGIFHDFMVAALNILNARNPKKNPLTPSTGTTTPSAPVVPSSGATGGTGGGATTTPQAPAQTPQTNNQTPQQQTPQQQTPAPQQTPPAQQTPAPGTGGGTGGATPTG